GAAACCAGCCTCCGATTGCAGGATGGAACCTGGCCCGGTTTGCAGAAAGCCTGCTTCCGATCCTTCATGATGAGCAGGAAGAATCCCTGAAGCTTGCCCAGGAAGCGGTACTTGAGTTTCCGAAACTGTATGAAGGGCACTGGCTTAACGGGATGAGATCGAAGCTCGGGCTGTTTTCTGAGGAGGAAGGGGACCGGGCCCTTGTTGAAGAGTTGCTGAACCTGATGGAAAAGACTCAGTCAGATTATACGAATACGTTCCGGAACCTGACGCTCGGCAGGGAGGATTCCGAACTCTTTACCACACCTGAATTTGCTTCATGGAAAGAACGTTGGAGTGAGAGGAAGAAGAGACAGGAACAATCAGAGGAAGATGTCCTCCTTCTGATGAAAAGAAGCAATCCTTCCGTCATTCCACGGAACCACAGGGTGGAAGAAGCGCTGAAGGCTTCAGTGGAAAAGGGAGATGACAGTGTGATGAAGCGGCTTCTGGATGTTTTGAAGAATCCATATGCCTATTCAGAAGAGCAAGAAGAATTCTGCAAACTGCCCGAACCGACAGACATCCCTTACCGGACGTATTGTGGAACGTGACAGACAAAGCTCAGGGGTTAACGGCCCCCGAGCTTTTTTTGATGGAGGAAAAACCGGTTGTCCCCGAGAACTTTACATATATGCTGCGAAATCGAAAGGGGCTTTTCACGTGAACCATGCACTGCTGGTCATTGATGTTCAACAGGAACTAGTCGAAGGAAACGAAACCGAATCACCAGTCTTTCAAAAAGAAAGATTGATCGAAACAATCAACAATGTGATCGGCAAGGCAGAGGAAGAAGGAGCGGTCATTGTCTTCATCAGGGATAAAGATGTCGGGGGAGGAAGCGGTGAAGGCTTCCAGATTCATCGGGATTTGAAGCTTTCAGATGATGCAGTCATATTTGATAAGCTCGCCACCAACTCCTTTTACGGGACGCCGCTGCTATCTTTTTTAAAAGGACAGGACGTGGGCCATGTGGTGGTAGCCGGGTGTCAGACCGAATATTGCATCGATACGGCCGTCAGGTATGCAACCGTAAGCGGGTTTGACGTCACCCTTGTGGCAGACGGCCATTCGACGAAGGATTCAGCAGCTTTAAAGGCGGAGCAAATCATCACCCATCATAATGTGGCTCTGAGGGGGCATTACAATGTCGAGCATTTTGCCGATGTGCGGCCTTCCGGTGAAGCGTTATTTTCACCCCGCCATGATGAATACCGCAGAGAATATGGGATGTGATTGATGTCCATTTGATCAGGTTATACACTGATCAAATGGACTTTTTTGGCCGGCTTCGGGGACACACGGAATTCCCGGGATATGCTATAGTATTACCATATCCGGGAGAAATCCCATTTCGGCAAGGAGGAAAAAGGATCATGTATGAATTGGTACAGGAAGTCCGTGAGAAGAATCCATTAATACATAATATAACGAATGTGGTGGTCACGAATTTCACCGCGAACGGGTTGTTGGCACTCGGTGCGTCCCCGGTCATGGCTTATGCGAAGGAAGAGGTAGGGGATATGGCGCAGCTCGCAGGTGCACTTGTCCTGAACATCGGGACGTTGTCGACAGACGTCATTGAAAGTATGATCATCGCCGGGAAAGCGGCAAATGAAAAAGGGATCCCCGTCGTATTGGATCCTGTCGGAGCAGGGGCAACGGCGTACCGCACCGAGAAGGCAAGGGAAATCTTGAGAGAAGTAAATGTCACGATTTTAAGGGGAAATGCAGCGGAAGTCGCCAATGTCGCCGGAGAACAGTGGGCGATCAAAGGTGTCGATGCAGGATCTGCCGGAGGGGATATCGCCGGGCTGGCACGGAAAGTGGCGGATCAATTTGATTGTACCGTTGTCATAACCGGAAAGACGGATATCATTTCGAATCGTGAAACGACCTATGCGGTGGGGAATGGTCACCCGATCTTGACGAAGGTGACAGGTACAGGCTGTTTATTATCATCAGTCATCGGTGCGTTTGCAGCCATCGAGGCAGATCCTGTGAAGGCAGCGGTCACTGCGGTGGCAGCATACGGGATCGCTGCTGAAAAAGCCGCGGCACTCACGGCTGAAAAGGGACCGGGAAGCTTCCAAATTGCGTTGCTCGATGAGCTTTCCTCCATCGGGGAACAAGACGGGGAACTTGCAAAAATAGAGAAATTGTAAAGGGAAAGGAAGATGAATATGACGGTATACAAGGCATTGACGATAGCAGGTTCAGACAGCGGCGGCGGAGCTGGCATACAGGCAGATTTAAAGACGTTCCAGGAACTCGGCTCATACGGAATGTCGGTGATTTCAGCCGTCACTGCCCAAAACACAACTGGCGTTCATGGTGTCTATCCTGTTCCGGTGGAAGGGATCATCCAACAGCTGGATGCAATCGGCGAGGATTTACGGCCTGATGGGTTGAAAACAGGGATGCTCCATTCCGGGGAAGTCATCGAGGCGGTGAGCGAACGGATCGAGCATTATGGATGGAACAATCTCGTGGTGGATCCGGTCATGATTGCAAAAGGCGGGGCCAAACTTCTCCAAGATGAGGCAATCCGTGCATTGAAGGAAAAATTGATTCCGCTCTCTACGGTCATCACCCCGAATCTGCCTGAAGCGGAAGTGATCACCGGTTTGACTATCCGATCACTGGAGGACAGGAAAGGCGCTGCGAAGATGCTTGTTGAAATGGGCGCACGATCAGTCGTCATC
The nucleotide sequence above comes from Bacillus sp. KH172YL63. Encoded proteins:
- a CDS encoding cysteine hydrolase family protein yields the protein MNHALLVIDVQQELVEGNETESPVFQKERLIETINNVIGKAEEEGAVIVFIRDKDVGGGSGEGFQIHRDLKLSDDAVIFDKLATNSFYGTPLLSFLKGQDVGHVVVAGCQTEYCIDTAVRYATVSGFDVTLVADGHSTKDSAALKAEQIITHHNVALRGHYNVEHFADVRPSGEALFSPRHDEYRREYGM
- the thiM gene encoding hydroxyethylthiazole kinase gives rise to the protein MYELVQEVREKNPLIHNITNVVVTNFTANGLLALGASPVMAYAKEEVGDMAQLAGALVLNIGTLSTDVIESMIIAGKAANEKGIPVVLDPVGAGATAYRTEKAREILREVNVTILRGNAAEVANVAGEQWAIKGVDAGSAGGDIAGLARKVADQFDCTVVITGKTDIISNRETTYAVGNGHPILTKVTGTGCLLSSVIGAFAAIEADPVKAAVTAVAAYGIAAEKAAALTAEKGPGSFQIALLDELSSIGEQDGELAKIEKL
- the thiD gene encoding bifunctional hydroxymethylpyrimidine kinase/phosphomethylpyrimidine kinase produces the protein MTVYKALTIAGSDSGGGAGIQADLKTFQELGSYGMSVISAVTAQNTTGVHGVYPVPVEGIIQQLDAIGEDLRPDGLKTGMLHSGEVIEAVSERIEHYGWNNLVVDPVMIAKGGAKLLQDEAIRALKEKLIPLSTVITPNLPEAEVITGLTIRSLEDRKGAAKMLVEMGARSVVIKGGHAEDEQVVDLFYDGKAFEEMISPRIDTPHTHGTGCTFSAAVAAQLSKGMDLFDAVKTGKAFIRAAIENPLGIGSGHGPTNHWAYNRIETGEKK